A single region of the Novosphingobium sp. SL115 genome encodes:
- a CDS encoding nucleotidyltransferase substrate binding protein, translating into MPLDFSPLANAVARLDEGLARFRVDETDTQIRDGLIQRFEFTYDLAHKMLRRALEEAAANPEEIDRMTFPALIRTGVEQGLVAREWTDWRMFREMRNITSHTYDEAKAVQVVAAIPAFLAEAQGVLARLQSRA; encoded by the coding sequence ATGCCGCTGGATTTTTCCCCGTTAGCGAATGCCGTTGCCCGTCTTGACGAAGGGCTGGCCCGTTTTCGCGTGGATGAAACCGACACACAAATTCGTGACGGGCTGATCCAGCGTTTCGAATTTACCTATGACCTTGCCCACAAGATGCTGCGGCGCGCGCTGGAAGAGGCTGCGGCGAACCCGGAAGAGATCGACCGGATGACCTTCCCGGCATTGATCCGCACCGGGGTTGAACAGGGGCTTGTCGCGCGTGAGTGGACCGATTGGCGCATGTTCCGCGAAATGCGCAACATCACCTCGCACACGTATGACGAGGCCAAGGCCGTGCAGGTTGTTGCGGCCATTCCGGCGTTTCTCGCCGAAGCCCAAGGCGTATTGGCCCGCCTGCAATCGCGCGCATGA
- a CDS encoding KTSC domain-containing protein, which produces MDHLRSSAIWAVNYDTTARTLTIWFKEGAHPYDYYGVPPHRYQELLKAGSKGAYFNTHIRDQYAA; this is translated from the coding sequence GTGGACCATCTACGCTCATCCGCCATCTGGGCGGTGAATTACGATACGACGGCTCGGACATTGACCATCTGGTTCAAGGAAGGCGCACATCCATATGATTATTATGGCGTGCCTCCACACAGATATCAGGAATTGCTTAAGGCAGGTTCCAAAGGTGCCTACTTCAACACACACATTCGCGATCAATACGCTGCTTGA